In the genome of Myroides phaeus, one region contains:
- the yidC gene encoding membrane protein insertase YidC — protein sequence MEGKKIDRNSIVGFVVIAGLLIWMMFNNINKEQEAIVKDKEIAQKEVIQQTESESISNAISNHIENDSIMTEALRSKLGPFAFSATLPSAQEEKTELKTDFLTLVVENKGGSLSNVVVNKFDSFNKNSGKTVELIKDGNSNFNLELHTSDNRVFNTQDLYFEPEVSKEGENQVLSMRLKVSENQFLEYRYVLKPNDYMIDFSIRTQGLNKVVDLSKTPQLKWDLKSYTNEKSISYENRYTRLYYEYEGGKDNDLSPTSKDDNKTVKDVSYIAYKQHFFTSILLTNKNFTSVDLVSKNLVIDEDVDTEFTKQFSSTIPLEYSNGELSYDMNMYFGPSDYKILKSYDKNLDNIVPLGWGIFGWVNRFLFIPVFGLLSSFLPYGIAIIVLTVLVRLLISPLTYKSYVSQAKMKAIRPEVTELNEKYKNDPMKKQQETMNLYSKAGVNPMAGCVPALLQIPIFYSLFQFFPSAFDLRQKSFLWATDLSSYDSVLELPFKIPFYGSHVSLFPLLASIAIFIYMKMTTGDQQMAQPAQEGMPDMSKIMKVMIYISPLMMLFFFNNYASGLSLYYFVSNSITIGIMYVIKNHIVKEEKIKAKIEENKTKKDRPKGRFQRKMQEMMEQAQEQQRLKEQQNKKK from the coding sequence ATGGAAGGAAAAAAAATAGATCGTAACAGTATTGTCGGCTTTGTTGTCATAGCCGGGTTGCTGATTTGGATGATGTTTAACAATATCAACAAAGAGCAAGAAGCTATTGTGAAAGACAAAGAGATAGCGCAAAAAGAAGTTATTCAACAGACAGAGTCAGAAAGTATATCTAATGCAATAAGTAATCATATAGAGAACGATTCTATTATGACTGAAGCGTTACGTTCGAAACTTGGTCCTTTCGCTTTTAGTGCAACTTTACCTTCTGCTCAAGAGGAGAAAACAGAATTAAAAACTGATTTTCTTACTTTAGTAGTTGAAAATAAAGGAGGTAGTTTATCTAATGTAGTTGTAAATAAATTTGATAGTTTTAATAAAAACTCAGGAAAAACTGTTGAGTTAATTAAAGATGGAAATTCAAATTTCAACTTAGAATTACATACTTCAGATAATCGTGTGTTTAATACACAAGATTTATACTTTGAACCAGAAGTATCTAAAGAAGGAGAAAATCAAGTGTTATCTATGCGTTTGAAAGTATCGGAAAACCAATTCTTGGAGTACCGTTACGTTTTAAAACCAAATGACTATATGATTGATTTCTCAATCCGTACACAAGGTTTAAACAAAGTTGTTGATTTAAGTAAAACTCCACAGTTAAAATGGGATTTAAAATCATATACTAATGAAAAAAGTATTTCTTACGAAAACCGTTATACTCGTTTATACTACGAATATGAAGGAGGTAAGGATAACGATTTAAGTCCAACAAGTAAAGACGACAATAAAACAGTAAAAGATGTTTCTTATATTGCATATAAACAACATTTCTTTACGTCAATTTTATTGACAAACAAAAACTTTACGTCTGTTGACTTAGTTTCTAAAAACTTAGTAATTGACGAAGATGTAGATACTGAATTTACAAAACAATTCTCAAGTACTATTCCTTTAGAATATTCTAACGGAGAGTTGAGCTACGATATGAATATGTATTTTGGACCGTCTGATTACAAAATCTTGAAATCATACGACAAAAACTTAGACAATATCGTACCATTAGGATGGGGAATCTTCGGATGGGTTAACCGTTTCTTATTTATTCCAGTATTTGGATTATTGAGTTCATTCTTACCTTACGGTATTGCTATTATCGTATTGACAGTATTAGTGAGATTGTTAATTTCACCTTTAACTTACAAGTCATACGTTTCTCAAGCTAAAATGAAAGCTATTCGTCCAGAGGTTACTGAATTGAATGAGAAGTACAAAAATGACCCGATGAAGAAACAACAAGAAACAATGAACTTGTATTCTAAAGCAGGGGTTAATCCAATGGCAGGATGTGTACCAGCGTTGTTACAAATTCCGATTTTCTACTCGTTGTTCCAATTCTTCCCGTCTGCTTTTGATTTAAGACAGAAAAGTTTCTTATGGGCAACTGACTTATCATCGTATGACTCGGTTTTAGAATTACCATTTAAAATTCCATTCTATGGAAGTCACGTGAGTTTGTTCCCATTATTAGCTTCTATTGCAATCTTCATCTATATGAAAATGACAACAGGAGATCAACAAATGGCGCAACCAGCACAAGAAGGTATGCCAGATATGAGTAAAATCATGAAGGTGATGATTTATATCTCTCCATTAATGATGTTATTCTTCTTTAATAACTACGCGTCTGGATTGAGTTTATACTACTTTGTTTCTAACTCTATTACTATCGGAATTATGTATGTGATCAAAAATCACATTGTAAAAGAAGAGAAGATTAAAGCTAAGATTGAAGAGAACAAAACTAAAAAAGACCGTCCGAAAGGAAGATTTCAACGTAAGATGCAAGAGATGATGGAACAAGCACAAGAGCAACAACGTTTGAAAGAACAACAAAATAAAAAGAAATAA
- a CDS encoding CTP synthase, whose amino-acid sequence MKQTKYIFVTGGVTSSLGKGIIAASLAKLLQARGYSATIQKFDPYINVDPGTLNPYEHGECFVTNDGAETDLDLGHYERFLNVPTSQANNVTTGRVYLSVIEKERRGEFLGKTVQVVPHITNEIKERMQLLGKSGDYDIVITEIGGTVGDIESLPYIESVRQLLWELGDNNAIVVHLTLVPYLAAAGELKTKPTQHSVKTLMESGIKADILVCRTEHNLSTEIRQKLAQFCNVKPEAVVQSIDADTIYDVPNLMLQEGLDKVALKKLDLPERTTPDLVKWNEFIHRLKNPKHVVNIGLVGKYVELQDSYKSILEALVHGGAENQIKVNIISIQSDNITANNVTEKLKNLDAVLVAPGFGSRGIEGKIETIKYVRENNIPFLGICLGMQMAVIEYARNILGFTNANTTEVNESTQYPVITFMEEQKNITDKGGTMRLGGWDCKLKEGTKAFDIYGETMINERHRHRYEFNNQYLEDFEKAGLVASGCNPDTGLVEIVELNTHPFFVGVQFHPEYKSTVAKPHPLFVNFVKAAMEKKTN is encoded by the coding sequence ATGAAACAAACTAAGTATATTTTTGTTACAGGAGGAGTTACATCTTCTTTAGGGAAAGGAATTATCGCTGCTTCGTTAGCGAAACTATTGCAAGCACGTGGATATTCCGCTACAATTCAAAAGTTTGATCCATACATTAACGTGGATCCAGGAACTTTAAATCCGTATGAGCACGGAGAGTGTTTCGTTACTAATGATGGAGCAGAGACAGATTTGGATTTAGGACATTATGAGCGTTTCTTGAATGTGCCAACATCTCAAGCGAATAACGTTACAACAGGTAGAGTTTATTTATCTGTAATCGAGAAAGAACGTAGAGGAGAGTTTTTAGGTAAAACTGTTCAAGTTGTTCCTCATATCACTAATGAAATTAAAGAGCGTATGCAATTACTTGGTAAATCAGGTGATTATGACATCGTTATTACTGAAATTGGTGGTACAGTAGGGGATATTGAATCATTGCCATACATTGAGTCTGTTAGACAGTTATTATGGGAGTTAGGAGATAACAATGCAATTGTTGTTCACTTGACATTAGTTCCTTATTTAGCAGCTGCAGGTGAGTTAAAAACAAAACCTACACAGCACTCGGTTAAAACATTGATGGAAAGTGGTATTAAAGCTGATATCTTAGTTTGTAGAACTGAGCACAACTTAAGTACTGAAATTCGTCAAAAATTAGCTCAATTCTGTAATGTTAAGCCAGAAGCTGTAGTTCAGTCTATTGATGCTGATACTATTTATGATGTGCCTAACTTAATGTTGCAAGAAGGGTTAGATAAAGTAGCGCTTAAAAAATTAGATTTACCAGAGAGAACTACGCCAGATTTAGTAAAATGGAACGAATTTATTCACCGTTTGAAAAATCCAAAACACGTAGTAAACATTGGTTTAGTAGGGAAATATGTAGAATTACAAGATTCTTACAAATCTATTTTAGAAGCATTAGTTCACGGTGGTGCTGAAAACCAAATTAAAGTGAACATCATTTCTATTCAATCTGATAATATTACTGCAAATAATGTTACTGAGAAATTGAAAAACTTAGATGCTGTATTGGTAGCACCAGGTTTTGGTTCTCGTGGAATTGAAGGAAAAATAGAAACTATTAAATACGTAAGAGAGAATAATATTCCGTTCTTAGGTATTTGTTTAGGTATGCAGATGGCAGTTATTGAATATGCAAGAAACATTCTTGGATTTACAAATGCTAATACTACTGAGGTAAATGAGAGTACTCAATATCCTGTAATTACGTTCATGGAAGAACAAAAGAATATTACAGACAAAGGAGGAACAATGCGTCTTGGTGGATGGGATTGTAAATTGAAAGAAGGAACTAAGGCATTCGATATTTATGGAGAAACAATGATTAACGAACGTCACCGTCACAGATATGAGTTCAATAATCAATATTTAGAAGATTTCGAGAAAGCAGGATTAGTAGCTTCAGGATGTAACCCAGACACAGGATTGGTAGAAATCGTAGAATTAAATACGCACCCATTCTTTGTAGGAGTTCAGTTCCACCCAGAATATAAGAGTACAGTAGCAAAACCACATCCTCTTTTTGTGAATTTTGTGAAAGCTGCTATGGAGAAAAAAACTAATTAA
- a CDS encoding amino acid permease — MEQGKDNSKVIRGLKARHISMIAIGGCIGTGLFMASGEAIHQAGPGGALLAYAMIGLMVYFLMTSLGEMATYLPVSGSFSTYAARFVDPSLGFALGWNYWFNWVITVAVDISIAAVVVSYWEPMNFLPTWGWSLLFFLIIFGLNTLSVKAYGESEYWFAIIKVVTVVLFLGVGLLTIFGILGGEYIGMKNFTLGEAPFLGGGFSGKFLSVLGVFLIAGFSFQGTELIGITAGESENPEKNIPKAIKQVFWRILVFYILSIFVIGLIIPYTSPSLLGAEITEIAKSPFTLVFERAHLAIAAAIMNAVILTSILSAGNSGLYASTRMLYAMGKDKMAAKAFGTANKKGVPMIALVVTGVIVLLIFLIQTIHPQAVDFILAASGLTGFIAWLGIAISHYRFRRAYTRQGKDIKDLVYKAKWFPFGPLFALLLCILVIIGQDSQLIFEGKFDWQGILITYMGIPFFLGFYIYHKVKHKTKLIPLEEVDLSK, encoded by the coding sequence ATGGAACAAGGTAAAGACAACTCAAAAGTAATTCGTGGTTTAAAAGCGAGACACATATCTATGATTGCCATAGGTGGATGTATTGGAACAGGACTATTTATGGCAAGTGGAGAAGCAATTCATCAAGCAGGACCCGGAGGTGCTTTATTGGCTTATGCGATGATTGGATTAATGGTATATTTCTTAATGACTTCTTTAGGAGAGATGGCTACATACTTACCAGTTTCTGGTTCTTTTAGTACGTATGCCGCTCGATTTGTAGATCCTTCTCTTGGTTTTGCCTTGGGGTGGAACTATTGGTTTAACTGGGTCATTACAGTAGCTGTGGATATATCAATAGCCGCAGTAGTAGTATCTTATTGGGAGCCTATGAACTTCTTACCTACTTGGGGATGGAGCTTATTGTTTTTCTTAATTATATTTGGATTAAACACTTTATCTGTAAAAGCATATGGTGAGTCAGAATACTGGTTTGCTATTATTAAAGTAGTAACAGTAGTTTTATTCTTAGGTGTAGGACTACTTACAATATTCGGTATTTTAGGAGGGGAATATATCGGAATGAAAAACTTTACATTAGGAGAAGCTCCTTTTTTAGGGGGTGGTTTTTCTGGTAAGTTTCTGTCTGTTTTAGGTGTATTCTTAATTGCTGGTTTCTCTTTTCAAGGAACTGAACTTATTGGTATTACAGCTGGAGAATCAGAAAACCCTGAGAAAAATATCCCTAAAGCTATCAAACAAGTTTTCTGGAGAATTTTAGTATTCTATATCTTATCAATCTTTGTAATCGGATTAATTATTCCGTACACAAGTCCTTCTTTATTAGGAGCTGAGATTACTGAAATTGCTAAGTCACCGTTTACTTTAGTATTTGAACGCGCTCACTTAGCTATTGCAGCAGCTATTATGAATGCAGTTATTCTAACATCAATTTTATCTGCTGGTAATTCAGGACTATATGCCTCTACCCGTATGTTATATGCGATGGGAAAAGACAAAATGGCTGCAAAAGCATTTGGTACTGCCAACAAAAAAGGAGTTCCTATGATTGCGTTAGTTGTAACAGGAGTAATTGTATTGTTAATTTTCTTAATTCAAACAATTCACCCACAAGCAGTTGATTTCATTCTTGCTGCATCTGGATTAACAGGATTTATAGCTTGGTTAGGTATTGCAATCAGCCACTATAGATTTAGAAGAGCCTATACACGTCAAGGAAAAGACATCAAAGACTTAGTTTACAAAGCTAAATGGTTCCCATTCGGACCTTTATTTGCCTTGTTATTGTGTATTTTAGTTATTATCGGACAAGATTCACAATTGATCTTTGAAGGGAAGTTTGATTGGCAAGGAATATTAATTACCTATATGGGTATTCCTTTCTTCTTAGGCTTTTACATTTACCACAAGGTAAAACACAAAACAAAACTAATACCATTAGAAGAAGTTGATTTAAGTAAGTAA
- a CDS encoding S8 family serine peptidase translates to MSRYLIFIISFLLVSTVVFAQSKQAEKQRIELYRYHQEDINKVEQNAEKQRLSVDQLVKQTGLERSFVKSTGEYVELVGVDLGGNPVYYETMNHKAAQISNFHQLKNNSEITLEGDGVLIGVFDSSLLFAEHQEFTANKNIVLKSDYPQNFTNWLVRRNYRFAQLHSTHVTGTLLSAGIQSEAKGIVPGVNLWSFDWLKDIRDMYYSSLEGMIVSNHSYGIAAVGIFGELKVNRKSVGAYESRAVDFDYVTQKNDYYTAVVAAGNNQEYDELLRPGGLGHCIILGIATSKNAIVVGAGKDFVGDGNINDLKLANYSSRGPTLDFRIKPDIIANGTDLFSTLSDIEESEDYVLKKDLYGFKSGTSMATPIVTGAVVIWQQWSNKYFGDILKAASIRALLVQSAHVNNDMIVDNKQISLNNNMAPNPSYGWGVLDVMRGIEMLKETISGRTYLIEDGITNKNDRVYVFENYQNNNSLNLTLAWTDPPGPYDYNLVMSGVVTKALVNDLDIRVKVGNTIFLPWTLRKNLKNPSPIISDNDVDNLERITIANLPKGKVEIKVTHKGNLEKQQQNYSLILSTKERMQFVSLNRQVDDVFKKVDESLISELSVSPIVLWPNPVMDKVNLLYDSKLKIYRIALFNNSGQQIQVHNNFSGDILDVRNLTAGLYIAKANTSEGNYEFKLIKK, encoded by the coding sequence ATGAGTAGATATTTAATTTTTATAATAAGTTTTTTACTTGTAAGTACTGTGGTTTTTGCGCAGTCCAAACAAGCTGAAAAGCAAAGAATAGAACTGTATCGTTATCATCAAGAAGATATCAATAAAGTAGAGCAAAATGCTGAAAAGCAAAGACTCTCTGTAGATCAGTTAGTTAAACAAACAGGATTAGAACGGAGTTTTGTAAAAAGTACAGGGGAATATGTAGAGCTTGTAGGGGTTGATTTAGGAGGGAATCCTGTGTACTATGAAACAATGAACCACAAGGCTGCACAAATCTCAAACTTTCATCAACTTAAAAATAATTCAGAGATTACTTTAGAAGGAGATGGTGTACTAATAGGGGTTTTTGATAGTTCTTTGTTGTTTGCAGAACATCAAGAATTTACAGCCAATAAAAATATTGTATTGAAATCAGATTATCCTCAAAATTTCACTAATTGGTTGGTACGAAGAAATTATCGTTTCGCACAGTTGCATAGTACTCATGTTACTGGAACTTTGTTGTCTGCCGGTATTCAAAGTGAAGCAAAAGGTATAGTGCCTGGAGTTAATTTATGGTCTTTTGATTGGTTAAAAGATATTCGTGATATGTACTATTCATCTCTTGAAGGAATGATAGTATCTAATCATTCTTATGGCATTGCAGCAGTTGGTATTTTTGGAGAGTTAAAAGTAAATAGAAAATCTGTAGGAGCTTATGAAAGTAGAGCTGTAGATTTTGACTATGTTACACAAAAAAATGACTATTATACTGCGGTTGTAGCGGCAGGAAATAATCAGGAATATGATGAGCTGTTACGGCCAGGTGGTTTGGGACATTGTATTATTTTAGGAATTGCTACTTCAAAAAATGCAATTGTTGTAGGCGCGGGGAAAGATTTTGTAGGTGATGGCAATATAAATGATTTAAAATTAGCAAATTATAGTAGTCGTGGCCCCACACTTGATTTTAGAATTAAACCAGACATAATTGCCAATGGTACTGATTTGTTTTCAACTCTAAGTGATATTGAAGAATCAGAAGATTATGTCCTTAAAAAAGATTTGTATGGTTTTAAGTCAGGAACCTCAATGGCAACTCCGATTGTAACAGGTGCAGTTGTTATTTGGCAACAATGGTCTAATAAGTATTTTGGTGATATTTTAAAGGCAGCTTCTATTCGTGCTTTATTAGTGCAATCAGCTCACGTTAATAATGATATGATAGTTGATAATAAACAAATTTCTCTCAATAATAATATGGCTCCAAATCCTTCTTACGGATGGGGAGTACTCGATGTTATGAGGGGAATAGAGATGCTTAAGGAAACTATTTCTGGAAGAACATATTTAATAGAGGATGGGATTACAAACAAGAATGACCGAGTGTATGTTTTTGAAAACTATCAAAATAATAATTCACTTAATCTGACTTTGGCTTGGACAGATCCACCTGGGCCATATGATTATAATTTGGTAATGAGCGGTGTAGTGACAAAAGCATTGGTGAATGACTTAGATATAAGAGTTAAAGTAGGTAATACAATATTTCTTCCTTGGACATTACGTAAGAATTTAAAAAATCCATCTCCCATAATTAGTGACAATGATGTCGATAACTTAGAGAGAATTACAATAGCTAATCTACCAAAAGGAAAAGTAGAAATAAAAGTAACTCATAAAGGTAATTTAGAAAAGCAACAACAGAATTATTCTTTGATATTATCTACTAAAGAAAGGATGCAGTTTGTGTCTTTAAATCGTCAGGTGGATGATGTTTTTAAAAAAGTAGATGAAAGTTTAATTAGCGAGTTAAGTGTTAGTCCAATAGTTTTATGGCCTAATCCTGTAATGGATAAGGTTAATTTGCTTTATGATTCTAAACTTAAAATATATCGCATTGCATTGTTTAATAACTCTGGACAACAGATACAAGTTCATAACAATTTTTCAGGAGATATCCTCGATGTTAGAAATTTAACAGCAGGATTGTATATTGCTAAAGCAAATACCAGTGAAGGTAATTACGAGTTTAAGCTTATAAAAAAATAA
- the mazG gene encoding nucleoside triphosphate pyrophosphohydrolase yields MHSREEQLAALDRLLTILDELRVKCPWDKKQTFDSLKNLTIEEVYELVDSITEGDTDEMKKELGDVLMHIFFYAKIGDEKELFDIKDIADSISDKLIFRHPHIYGDVEVSTEEEVKQNWEKLKLKEGNKSVLAGVPKGLPALIKAHRIQEKASGIGFDWSDKIDVWNKVEEEIAEFKVEEKAQDKAKMEDEFGDILFSLINYARFVGIDAEKALTISNNKFISRFTKVEELVKADGKEISNLTEKELDEYWEISKKR; encoded by the coding sequence ATGCATAGTAGAGAAGAACAATTAGCCGCTTTAGATAGACTATTAACAATCTTAGACGAATTACGTGTAAAGTGTCCTTGGGACAAAAAACAAACATTTGATTCGCTTAAAAACTTGACAATAGAAGAGGTTTATGAATTGGTAGATAGTATTACTGAAGGGGATACGGATGAAATGAAAAAGGAATTGGGAGATGTACTGATGCACATATTCTTCTACGCTAAAATAGGTGATGAGAAAGAGTTGTTTGATATTAAAGATATAGCAGACAGTATTTCTGATAAACTTATTTTTAGACATCCACATATTTATGGAGATGTAGAAGTGAGTACGGAAGAAGAAGTAAAGCAAAATTGGGAGAAGTTAAAGTTAAAAGAAGGTAATAAGTCTGTATTAGCTGGAGTTCCTAAAGGATTGCCTGCTTTGATTAAAGCGCATCGTATACAAGAAAAGGCAAGTGGTATTGGGTTTGATTGGAGTGATAAAATAGACGTTTGGAATAAGGTTGAAGAAGAAATAGCGGAGTTTAAAGTAGAGGAAAAAGCACAAGATAAGGCGAAGATGGAAGATGAGTTTGGTGATATTTTGTTTTCATTAATTAACTACGCTCGTTTTGTTGGTATCGACGCTGAAAAGGCATTGACTATATCTAATAATAAATTCATTAGCAGATTTACTAAAGTTGAAGAATTAGTTAAAGCAGATGGTAAAGAGATTTCAAATTTGACTGAGAAAGAATTAGATGAATATTGGGAAATTTCGAAGAAAAGGTAA
- a CDS encoding TonB-dependent receptor translates to MYKGFLLVALINFCVCNFSYGQTDTLLNKNFIDELLITIKPIKNQSVRESTPITQQFKESKLGDNIADLFSNTAGVSVRRTGNVAKPIIDGLGSSRVLYLTYGVRLENQDWADQHGPEINTFFSKNIKLERSAETVRYGANALGGVIKIDNPKIQDSVDFKGAYSTAFLSNTRGIKQHLLVEKRVKKLPSLSFRTQFSWSKEGDYHTSKYNIGNTGVRDKDFYTEINYSSIPFDVQFLYLNQNQRKGSFYGALSGNIEELEEIIALGRPAKTIPFSYTIQAPYQHIKHQLLLGKAQWKLQKSMSIDAIYAFQKNHRQEYEVRRMDRTTIPSQDTDLQSHFAELSLKYTKNNWKGEIGLAYRRKENFNQPGTGVVPAIPNYDFQTKSAFLLGGSTIKNWYIDYGIRYDQTYMNALGINFLGIAYGQAKQYNNWSSQIGGKYIFKNGSLSSAISYGNRVPEPYELFVNGKQHGLPIFFIGDKNIKQEVGIKWFNHLTYYVGKSKFQVNTFYHHFDNFIYTVPTQTYKQLFSGPAVIFNFQQSRAVLMGIDWGFERPITDRVFLKTQWSAIRPTAEGHKYLPNISPLKGTTTIDYTWPNEKYQIGLEHQYTAKKKKISEDYELSKDTPAASSLYNLIGRLNFKISNQTLSVILRIDNVLNTEYKDYMDYHRYFIHAKGRDIRLNIVYNF, encoded by the coding sequence ATGTACAAAGGATTTTTATTAGTCGCTTTGATAAATTTTTGTGTTTGTAACTTTTCTTATGGTCAAACTGATACACTTTTAAATAAAAATTTTATTGACGAATTATTGATCACCATTAAACCGATTAAAAATCAATCGGTTAGAGAAAGTACACCTATAACACAGCAATTTAAAGAAAGTAAATTAGGCGATAATATTGCAGATCTTTTTTCTAATACAGCAGGCGTTTCAGTTAGACGAACAGGTAATGTAGCTAAACCTATCATTGATGGTTTAGGCAGTTCTCGTGTTCTTTACTTAACTTATGGAGTTCGCTTAGAAAATCAAGATTGGGCGGATCAACACGGTCCAGAAATTAATACGTTCTTTAGTAAAAATATAAAACTTGAACGCAGTGCAGAAACTGTGCGTTATGGAGCAAATGCTTTAGGAGGAGTTATAAAAATTGACAATCCCAAAATACAAGATTCTGTTGATTTTAAAGGAGCTTATAGCACTGCATTTTTATCTAATACAAGAGGAATTAAACAACATTTATTAGTAGAAAAGCGTGTTAAAAAACTACCTTCTTTAAGTTTTAGAACGCAATTTTCGTGGAGTAAAGAGGGTGATTATCATACCTCTAAATACAACATTGGTAATACAGGAGTTCGTGATAAAGACTTTTACACAGAAATTAACTACTCTTCTATTCCGTTTGATGTTCAATTCTTGTACTTAAACCAAAATCAAAGAAAAGGAAGTTTCTATGGTGCTCTATCAGGTAATATTGAAGAATTAGAAGAGATTATAGCATTAGGTAGACCTGCAAAAACAATCCCTTTTAGTTATACTATTCAAGCACCTTATCAGCATATAAAACATCAACTTTTATTAGGTAAAGCACAATGGAAACTTCAAAAGTCAATGTCTATTGATGCAATCTATGCTTTCCAAAAAAACCATAGACAAGAGTATGAGGTTAGACGTATGGATCGCACAACAATTCCAAGTCAGGATACTGATTTACAATCTCATTTCGCTGAGTTGTCTTTAAAGTACACTAAAAATAATTGGAAAGGTGAAATTGGACTTGCTTATAGACGTAAAGAAAACTTTAATCAACCAGGTACAGGGGTTGTGCCTGCTATACCAAATTATGATTTCCAAACCAAATCAGCATTCTTATTGGGAGGGTCTACAATAAAGAATTGGTACATCGATTATGGGATAAGATATGATCAAACATATATGAATGCATTGGGAATAAACTTTTTAGGCATTGCATATGGACAAGCGAAACAATATAATAATTGGTCTTCTCAAATAGGAGGTAAATACATTTTTAAAAATGGGAGTTTATCAAGCGCTATTAGTTATGGTAATAGAGTTCCTGAACCTTACGAGTTATTTGTAAATGGAAAACAACACGGGTTACCTATTTTTTTCATAGGAGATAAAAACATAAAACAAGAAGTTGGAATAAAGTGGTTTAACCACCTTACCTACTATGTGGGTAAATCAAAATTTCAAGTAAATACTTTTTACCATCACTTCGACAATTTTATCTATACTGTTCCTACCCAAACCTATAAACAACTGTTTTCAGGACCAGCTGTTATATTTAATTTTCAACAAAGTAGGGCTGTTCTTATGGGGATTGACTGGGGATTTGAGCGACCTATTACAGATAGAGTTTTTCTAAAAACACAATGGTCTGCTATACGTCCAACTGCGGAAGGACATAAGTATTTGCCTAATATTTCACCTTTAAAAGGAACAACAACGATAGATTATACTTGGCCTAATGAAAAATATCAAATAGGATTGGAGCATCAATATACTGCCAAAAAGAAAAAAATTAGTGAAGATTATGAACTTTCAAAAGATACTCCTGCCGCTTCATCACTATACAATTTAATAGGGCGATTAAATTTCAAAATATCTAATCAAACGCTAAGCGTAATACTGCGTATAGATAACGTATTAAATACAGAATATAAAGATTATATGGATTATCATCGATATTTCATTCATGCTAAAGGAAGAGATATTAGGTTAAATATAGTTTATAATTTTTAA
- a CDS encoding winged helix-turn-helix transcriptional regulator has protein sequence METLQMDINKQRSIEDTLYVLSGRWSVKIILQLLKKPMRYKEILYSVDKISDKSLSKELKHLEDNLLIKKKKVDNYMVYHLTEHCINLIPLLEKLAQWGARHREYLKND, from the coding sequence ATGGAAACTCTCCAAATGGACATAAATAAACAAAGAAGTATTGAAGACACCCTCTATGTTTTATCAGGTAGATGGAGTGTGAAAATAATTCTACAACTTTTAAAAAAACCGATGAGATATAAAGAAATTCTCTATAGTGTAGATAAGATATCTGATAAGTCGCTTTCAAAAGAACTAAAACACTTAGAAGACAACCTTTTAATAAAAAAGAAAAAAGTAGATAATTATATGGTTTACCACTTAACAGAGCATTGTATCAACTTAATTCCACTTCTTGAGAAGCTTGCTCAATGGGGAGCAAGACATAGAGAATACCTCAAAAACGATTAA
- a CDS encoding DUF5606 domain-containing protein: MSLEKVLAISGKPGLYELLVQTRTGFVAESLADGKKSTVGLRNNVSLLSEISIYTYNDEVKLFEVFRNIAAKENNGEAISHKEDNPTLVAYFREVLPEFDEDRVYVSDIKKVLNWYNILQKRGIIADAFTEAEKVEEAK, translated from the coding sequence ATGAGTTTAGAAAAAGTTTTAGCTATTTCAGGAAAACCAGGATTATATGAGTTATTAGTACAAACTCGTACAGGATTTGTTGCTGAATCATTGGCAGATGGAAAGAAAAGTACTGTGGGATTGAGAAACAATGTTAGTTTGCTTTCTGAAATTTCTATTTATACTTACAATGATGAAGTAAAGTTATTTGAGGTATTTAGAAATATTGCAGCAAAAGAAAACAATGGAGAGGCTATTTCTCACAAGGAAGATAATCCTACATTAGTAGCTTACTTCAGAGAAGTATTACCAGAATTTGACGAAGACAGAGTATATGTTTCTGATATCAAAAAAGTATTAAACTGGTATAATATTCTTCAAAAAAGAGGAATCATTGCTGATGCATTTACTGAAGCAGAAAAAGTAGAAGAAGCAAAATAA